One genomic region from Conexibacter woesei DSM 14684 encodes:
- a CDS encoding sugar ABC transporter substrate-binding protein, protein MRRLTAAGAAIFAAVALSACGSSDDGGSTTSGGSGGGSGGGESIAYISPVGSQPGQQQVSFGLERAADTEGWTYRVVDANLSPDRQVSHVDTLINERISAFASWTLDPGAVAGAYTRANEAGIPVIGINSEGPGVTSTVWWEVNTCEPDGPWQRTAEFIAERRPRGKVIVMGGPPAPSITANVRCFRDAAEAAGLEIIDQADNVRDAAAPAAQLADDLLTKHGDVDAFWDYNDQTALGVSSAVLNAGKRVSDGRGEGIMVFGSNGDPDGIQAVREGRLTGTWDTDSVATGWAMALAMRDALGKAGETLPSRTVRSTMWTADNIADYVDPRDRDYSFDSIPFVEGGS, encoded by the coding sequence ATGAGACGCCTCACGGCAGCAGGTGCCGCGATCTTCGCGGCCGTCGCCCTGTCCGCATGCGGCAGCAGCGACGACGGCGGCAGCACGACGAGCGGCGGATCGGGCGGCGGGTCCGGCGGCGGCGAGTCGATCGCCTACATCTCGCCGGTCGGCTCGCAGCCCGGTCAGCAGCAGGTCAGCTTCGGGCTGGAGAGAGCGGCCGACACGGAGGGCTGGACGTACAGAGTGGTCGACGCGAACCTGTCGCCCGACCGCCAGGTCTCGCACGTCGACACGCTGATCAACGAGAGAATCTCGGCGTTCGCGAGCTGGACGCTCGACCCGGGCGCCGTCGCCGGCGCCTACACGCGCGCCAACGAGGCCGGGATCCCCGTGATCGGCATCAACTCCGAGGGTCCGGGCGTGACGTCGACCGTCTGGTGGGAGGTCAACACCTGCGAGCCGGACGGCCCGTGGCAGCGGACGGCAGAGTTCATCGCCGAGCGCCGCCCGAGAGGCAAGGTCATCGTGATGGGCGGTCCGCCGGCGCCGTCGATCACCGCCAACGTCAGATGCTTCCGCGACGCCGCCGAGGCGGCCGGGCTGGAGATCATCGACCAGGCCGACAACGTCAGAGACGCCGCCGCGCCCGCCGCGCAGCTGGCCGACGACCTGCTGACCAAGCACGGCGACGTCGACGCCTTCTGGGACTACAACGACCAGACCGCGCTCGGCGTCTCCTCAGCGGTCCTCAATGCCGGCAAGAGAGTCTCCGACGGCAGAGGCGAGGGGATCATGGTGTTCGGCTCCAACGGCGACCCGGACGGGATCCAGGCCGTCCGAGAGGGCCGCCTGACGGGCACGTGGGACACCGACTCGGTCGCGACCGGCTGGGCGATGGCGCTCGCGATGAGAGACGCACTCGGCAAGGCCGGCGAGACGCTGCCGAGCAGGACGGTCAGATCTACGATGTGGACGGCGGACAACATCGCCGACTACGTCGACCCGAGAGACCGCGACTACTCGTTCGACTCGATCCCGTTCGTCGAGGGCGGCAGCTGA
- a CDS encoding ATP-dependent acyl-CoA ligase, which translates to MNHVHDWEQAVDGMRPSPLRGLPVAEQTLPGLLARQAATYGDKPLLRFDGLERSFAEMRDAAAVAAGTLAAAGIARGERVALMCENRIELLDFVLGCAWLGAVAVPLNTALRGAQLEHQLVNSGARVLALDSALVELLEPLDPPPALEAVWALDGVPAAVPAGYAVLGPPAAAAPLPAAGAGPGDTAAILYTSGTTGPSKGVQCPQAQFYWWGVLMGEMLEIGEDDVLYTNLPLFHTNALNAFVQALVAGATYHLGPRFSASRFWPRVAEAEATVTYLLGAMVNILVSRPPSAEDRAHAVRVALAPATPVAIFDAFGERFGVQLAEAYGSTETNAPIGVSWREQRAGWMGRVRSGFHARVVDEHDDEVPDGVAGELVLRHDPPYAFATGYFAMPEKTVEAWQNLWFHTGDRVLRDEDGWLRFMDRLKDAIRRRGENISAFEVEQVLLAHPSVSAVAVFPVASELAEDEVAAALVLEDGTTADFEALVRHCEPRLAYFAIPRYLRVVAALPLTTNGKVRKAVLREEGITGDSWDREAAGVRLRRLGSGGR; encoded by the coding sequence GTGAACCACGTGCACGACTGGGAGCAGGCGGTGGACGGCATGCGCCCGTCGCCGCTCCGCGGTCTGCCGGTCGCCGAGCAGACCCTTCCGGGTCTGCTCGCGCGGCAGGCGGCCACATACGGCGACAAGCCGCTGCTGCGCTTCGACGGCCTGGAGCGCAGCTTCGCCGAGATGCGCGACGCGGCGGCGGTCGCCGCCGGCACGCTCGCGGCGGCCGGCATCGCGCGCGGCGAGCGCGTCGCGCTGATGTGCGAGAACCGCATCGAGCTGCTCGACTTCGTGCTCGGCTGCGCGTGGCTGGGCGCGGTCGCGGTGCCGCTCAACACGGCGCTGCGCGGCGCGCAGCTCGAACACCAGCTGGTCAACTCCGGCGCGCGCGTGCTCGCGCTCGACTCGGCGCTCGTCGAGCTGCTGGAGCCGCTCGACCCGCCGCCGGCGCTGGAAGCGGTGTGGGCGCTCGACGGCGTCCCCGCCGCCGTTCCGGCCGGCTACGCCGTGCTCGGTCCGCCCGCCGCGGCGGCGCCGCTGCCCGCCGCCGGCGCCGGTCCCGGCGACACCGCCGCGATCCTCTACACGTCCGGCACGACCGGCCCCTCGAAGGGCGTCCAGTGCCCCCAGGCGCAGTTCTACTGGTGGGGGGTGCTGATGGGCGAGATGCTGGAGATCGGCGAGGACGACGTCCTCTACACGAACCTGCCGCTGTTCCACACCAACGCGCTCAACGCGTTCGTGCAGGCGCTCGTCGCCGGCGCCACCTACCACCTCGGCCCGCGCTTCTCCGCCTCGCGCTTCTGGCCGCGCGTCGCCGAGGCCGAGGCGACGGTGACCTACCTGCTCGGCGCGATGGTGAACATCCTGGTGTCGCGGCCGCCGTCCGCCGAGGACCGCGCGCACGCGGTGCGCGTCGCGCTCGCCCCGGCGACGCCGGTCGCGATCTTCGACGCGTTTGGAGAGCGCTTCGGCGTGCAGCTCGCGGAGGCGTACGGCTCGACCGAGACGAACGCCCCGATCGGCGTCTCGTGGCGCGAGCAGAGAGCCGGCTGGATGGGGCGCGTGCGGTCGGGCTTCCACGCGCGCGTCGTCGACGAGCACGACGACGAGGTCCCGGACGGCGTCGCGGGCGAGCTGGTGCTGCGCCACGACCCGCCGTACGCGTTCGCGACCGGCTACTTCGCGATGCCGGAGAAGACGGTCGAGGCGTGGCAGAACCTGTGGTTCCACACCGGCGACCGCGTGCTGCGCGACGAGGACGGCTGGCTGCGCTTCATGGATCGGTTGAAGGACGCGATCCGCCGCCGCGGCGAGAACATCTCGGCGTTCGAGGTCGAGCAGGTGCTGCTGGCGCACCCGAGCGTCAGCGCGGTCGCCGTCTTCCCGGTCGCCTCCGAGCTGGCCGAGGACGAGGTCGCGGCCGCGCTGGTGCTGGAGGACGGCACGACGGCCGACTTCGAGGCGCTCGTGCGCCACTGCGAGCCGCGGCTGGCGTACTTCGCGATCCCGCGCTACCTGCGGGTC